Part of the Sulfobacillus acidophilus DSM 10332 genome, TCTGCGGTTTTTTCAAATCCGGTGTGCAAATAACCAATCACCGGTTGGGCATCAACCACCCGTTCCCCGTCCAAAATCAACCGAACCCGCAATACCCCGTGAGTACTCGGGTGTTGGGGCCCCAAGTTAATCACCATGGTTTCTTCTGAAGGGGCTACTTCCGGTGGCAAATTTTCAATGGCCATACCCATACCTCCTAGTCGATGCGATTTCCGCCGGTCGGATAATCCTTGCGCAAAGGATGCCCTTCCCAATCATCCGGGAGATAGATGCGCGTCAGGTTCGGATGTCCGTCAAACGTCACGCCAAATAGGTCATACGCTTCACGCTCTGGCCAATTGGCGCCGGGCCATACGGAGACGACCGACGGCAAGGACTCTTCTTCACCGACCCAGGCCTTAACCCGCAACCGGGCAAACTTTTGGGGATGATATAAATGGTAGACCACTTCAAATCGCGGCCGGGCAGGAAACCAGTCTACCGCACAGACGTCCAGCAAGAGGTGATACCCTTCCTGCTCCTTCAGATATTGACTGACCTCAAGAATGGTGTCTTTGGGTACGATAACGGTCGGTTGGTCAACCGCCTCTACCGGGGTAACGGCCTCGGGAAAACGGGATTGGAGTCGTGCGATAATATCCGGATCATGCGTGCTCACCGTGATCCTCCTTAAGGGCCGCCAAATGTTGTTCGACTTCAAGATATTTCGGCGGCAAGCCTTGCTCAATTTTTTCTCGGAGTTTCAAGATGCCAAACATGAGCGCTTCCGGGGTGGGCGGACAACCAGGTACATAGACGTCAACCGGTACCACGTGGTCAACCCCTTGGATAATGGCGTAGTTATCAAATACGCCTCCTGACGACGCACAGGCGCCCATCGAAATCACCCATTTCGGTTCCGGCATCTGTTCCCAAATGGTCCGCAACACCGGAGCCATTTTTTGGCTCACGCGGCCGGCCACAATCATCAGGTCCGCTTGCCGCGGCGACGCACGAAACGCTTCGGAACCAAAACGCGCCAAATCATATCGCGAGTTGGTCACGCTCATCATCTCGATGGCGCAACAGGCCAATCCGAAGGTGGCGGGCCATACCGACGACTTGCGGGCCCAGCGCACCATTTTGTCCACCGACGTCAATAAAATTGACCGCTCGGCTTCTTGCTGGACAGACCGGGTCGGGTTTAATCCCATTGGAATCCCCCCCTATTCCAGACGTAAATGAAGGCAATGCCCACAACAACAAGAAAAGCGAAGGCTCGCTCCACCCCCGCTTGATGTAATTCCCTGATGCTGGTGGCCCATGGATAGAGAGCCATAACCGCGACATCGAAAATCATAAAAAACATGGCGACTCGGTAAAACCGTACCGAGAAATACTTGACCGGCGCTTCGGGAATAATTCCCGACTCATAGGTCACCTCTTTTAATCCACCGGGTGCCTTGGGTCCCAGTAAGCTCGACGATGAAGCGACTCCAAAAGCCACCGCAAAGGCCACAATAATATACAGCAATAAGGCCCCATAACCGTGAGTCAGCATAAAGCCTCCGCTCCTAGCTTCTCCATGTGAAGAACATGATACCTCGGGCCGGAAAAAATTTGTGACATCGTTCACAAAAAATTTCGGATATCTCCCCCCGCTCTAGTGTTATTGTACCAATCTTTTTCCCCTAATCAACGGACCCGCGTCGAAATCCGCATATTATTGCTGATGACCCAACCACTGTCTCAGGCGTCGCAACCGATGGTTGACCACCGATTTGGATACCGGCGGGGACAGATGGCGGCCCAGTTCGGCCAATGTCCATTCCGGATGCCGCCAACGCAACTCCGCCAACGGCATCAAGTCTGCCGGCAATTGTGCAAAGCCCCGGGACACGCGCCACTCTTCCAACCGTTCGCGGTCGTTGAGTCCGGCGTTAATCGCCCGCTTAAGGTTGGCCGTTTCCGAATTCACCAATCGATTGACCTGGTTTTTCATTTGCCGGACCACATCTTGGCTTTCAAGGGTTAGCATGGCCTGATGTGCCCCCATAATACCTAAAACACGCGCAATTTGCTGCCGATCTTTTAAATAAATAACGGTGAGCCGTCGCCGCTCGGTCATCCGGGCGGCCACTTTTTCCTGGGCCAGTGCCCATAAAAGGCCTTCGGCGGCCTCCTTTTCGGTCGCCGTCACCTCCCAATGGGCTGGTCGTTCGTGATCCGCCACGTAGCCGCGGGCCAAAAATGCCCCGCGAATATAGGCCGGAGCACAATCGGCCAAATACGTATCCCAATCCGGCGGCGATCCGTCCCCCACCCATAATTCAAACCGTAACCGATGGCCTTCAGGTCGGACCCGCACCGCCGGATGAAAATCGACCTGTTTCAATAACCGGTAGGCCCGGCGCGCGACCAGCGCCGACCCCGTAACAATCCACCGCGAGCCCGCTTCCGGCATGCGGGTGGTCCCGGCCAATCCCCACAGCTCCGTCCAGATCCAGGGAATGGCGGCCAGCGGCTGATGGACTAATTCGGTTTTCACTTGGCGGGAATAGGACCAAGCCATGATTTGGACCGCCTCTCACGAAGTCTCGCTTCCAGCCAGAGCGAGTCGAACGGATGCTTACTGGCCCATCCCGGCCGGTTACGGATCAGAAGCCGCAAAAGCGCCCGTGCCAACTTATCGGGATCGTGACGCACCACCGCCCCCACATCCACCAAGGGCTCGGCGATAATCTGAGGACCGCCTTCCCAGCGGGTGGGCAACACCGGCTCGGCCCCTTCTCGCTGATAGCGGGCCAACACGTCACCCGACACCGGCTGGTTATTCACCAACACCACGTCAATCAAACCCGGTCCCACCTGCTCCTCAATGGCCCGCACATGATCCCGGACACTGAAATGGGCGGTTTCTCCCGGTTGGGTCATCACGTTGGCGACATACACCCGAAGGGCGCCTGTCGCCCGAATGGCATCGGCAATCGGCCGCACCAAAAGATTCGGAATGACCGACGTATAGAGGCTCCCCGGGCCCAAAACCACCATATCGGCATGCATAATCGCGGACACCGCTTCGGCCAGCGGGGTCGCATCGGGCGGATCCATCCAGATTTTCTGAATGCGCTGCCGACTGTGTCCGATGGCGCTTTCGCCTGCAATTTCCGTACCGTCTTCTAACCGCGCCATCAAGGTTACCCGATCCAGCGTGGCGGGCAGCACCGTGCCGCGAACCGCCAGCACCCGGCTCGACTCCCGTAAGGCGGTGACAAAATCGCCGGCGGTCTTTTCCATAGCCGCCAAGAATAAATTGCCAAAACTATGACCGGCCAATTCGCCTTGATCAAAGCGCAACTGGAACAAATCTTCCATCAAGGGCTCGGTATCGGCCAAAGCGACCAGGCAATTCCGGATGTCCCCGGGCGGCAACATGCCCAACGCGCCGCGAAGACGACCCGAACTGCCTCCGTCGTCGGCGACCGTCACCACCGCCGTCAAATTGGCGGTAAATTGTTTCAGGCCGCGCAAGACCACCGGTAATCCGGTACCCCCGCCCAAAGCGACAATTTTAGGTCCGCGAGCCAACTGGCGGCGCGAATAGAGGAGGCCCGCCCAACGATCCGATCCCAAAACTTCCGTAACGGATCCCCATAGCTTGGCCGCACCCACAATCACCGCCACCAGCCCCAAGCCGCCCAACAGCGCCACGGGCCCGAACGGCTGATGGTCAATCCAACGCCCAACCCCCATGCCGATGGCCATAAACCCGACTGCCACCAGAGCCGCGTAGCGTTTTAATTTCAGTCCCGGCAGCAACATCCGCCACATGCTTATGCATCCTCACTTGTCATTTTGCTCACATCCCGGTGGTCGACGAACACCGCCTCTCCTTGTTCCGCCAGATGGCGCGCCAACAAGTTCGCAAATACCACCGACCGGTGCTGGCCTCCGGTACAGCCGACCGCAATCGTTACATGAGGCTTCCCTTCGGCCTTGAACTGAGGGATTAAATAGTCGACCAACGAGGATAGTCGCGTTAAGGTTTCTTGTGCGAGCGGAAATTGCATCACATACCCCTCCACCGCCGGATCCTGGCCTGTTTTGTCCCGCAGGTCAGGAACATAATGGGGATTGGGTAAGAATCGTACGTCAAACACCAAATCCGCATCTTTGGGCAATCCATGTTTAAACCCAAAGGATACAAACCGAATTTGAAACGGTAAGGTTTCCACCAAGCGGAACGATTCCGTCAAGCGTTGACGTAACTGGGCCGGGGACATACGGGAGGTATCAATCACTAAATCCGCGCGCCCGCGCAATTCTTTTAACGCCTGCCGTTCGGCACGAATCGCATCGACCAGCCGGGAGGCACTTTCCAGGGGATGACGCCGGCGCGACAATTTGTATCGTCGAATGAGCGTTTCTTCGTCGGCTTCCAAAAAAAGAATGTGATAGTGGAGGCCGGATTGGTCAAATTGGTCTAACACGGCCAACAGCTCGGCAAAAAACCGCCCGCCGCGAATATCCATCCCCATGGCCGCGCCGGGCACATCAGGACTTCTCTGAATCAGCTCGGCAAATTTCCATGCCAACGACGGAGGTAAATTGTCGACACAAAAATACCCCAAATCCTCAAAAATCCGAATCGCTTCCGTTCGCCCGGCCCCCGAGAGACCGGTAATGATGACAAAGCGCCCTGACATCGGCACTCCCCCCCTTGAGCCGCCCGACTGAGCTTTCACCCAGAGAAAATTTTAGACGGATATTGACAGCTCTCTCCCCATTATTGTCGAATATGAGCAAGGATTCGAGGGAGAGTGAGCTCTCAGCGCCATGTCATCCAAATTACCGGATTTACCACGGCGCAAACCCGCCATCTCGCCAGTGCCGGCCCCGGAACCTCTAAGCCGTCGCGAGCGCGGGCGATTGCGCCGGGAAAAAGCGGTTGAACAGGGATTCCGCTGGGTTTTCTATCTGGCGGTTCTCCTGTTGGCGACCTATATGATTGGGCATAGTCCGTGGCTAGCCGCCCTGATTCAATGGGCGCACGCCCTCTAATACCCATCGCTCAATCGCCACCGCGGCCCCGTCCTCCGTCAAGGGCAGAGTTACCCAGTCCGCCGCGCTTTGGACGGATTCGGGCGCCTGGCCCATAGCCACCCCGAGACCGGCCCATCGAATCATATCCACATCATTCTCGGCATCCCCGATGGCCATCACCTGAGCCTGGGGAATCCCTAAAAGGTCGGCCGCCACCTTTAAAGCCGGGCCTTTTCCGACGCCCTCGGGCACCATCTCTAAATAATCGCGTTGCGATTTGAATACGCGAATCCCATGCTGTTCCGCCTCACTTTGGATCAGGCGGCGAAACCCGTCTAACATGTCCGGTTCGCCTTGCAATAACAATTTAATGGGCGGCTCGGGCCAGTCCAGTAATTCTTCCCCGTTCCGGACCCAAGCCGCAATATGATGTTGCTCGACATATCGGCGAACCCGCGCATCTTCCCGGGACACCCACAGTTCTTGGCCAATATAGACTTGTACCAGCAATTCGGCCGCTAAGGCCCGGTTCACCATGAGGCGGGCGCCGGTATCAGGCAGGGTTCTTTTAAACCGCACTTCGCCTTCCGGCATCCACGCCACCACTCCGCCGTTGTAGGCGACTAAGGGAC contains:
- a CDS encoding NADH dehydrogenase subunit C (PFAM: Respiratory-chain NADH dehydrogenase, 30 Kd subunit~TIGRFAM: NADH (or F420H2) dehydrogenase, subunit C~COGs: COG0852 NADH:ubiquinone oxidoreductase 27 kD subunit~HAMAP: NAD(P)H-quinone oxidoreductase subunit J~InterPro IPR001268:IPR010218~KEGG: tye:THEYE_A1122 NADH-quinone oxidoreductase chain c 2~PFAM: NADH:ubiquinone oxidoreductase, 30kDa subunit~SPTR: NADH-quinone oxidoreductase subunit C 2;~TIGRFAM: NADH (or F420H2) dehydrogenase, subunit C) — translated: MSTHDPDIIARLQSRFPEAVTPVEAVDQPTVIVPKDTILEVSQYLKEQEGYHLLLDVCAVDWFPARPRFEVVYHLYHPQKFARLRVKAWVGEEESLPSVVSVWPGANWPEREAYDLFGVTFDGHPNLTRIYLPDDWEGHPLRKDYPTGGNRID
- a CDS encoding NADH dehydrogenase subunit B (PFAM: NADH ubiquinone oxidoreductase, 20 Kd subunit~TIGRFAM: NADH-quinone oxidoreductase, B subunit~COGs: COG0377 NADH:ubiquinone oxidoreductase 20 kD subunit and related Fe-S oxidoreductase~HAMAP: NAD(P)H-quinone oxidoreductase subunit K~InterPro IPR006137:IPR006138~KEGG: fre:Franean1_6093 NADH dehydrogenase subunit B~PFAM: NADH:ubiquinone oxidoreductase-like, 20kDa subunit~PRIAM: NADH dehydrogenase (quinone)~SPTR: NADH-quinone oxidoreductase subunit B 1;~TIGRFAM: NADH:ubiquinone oxidoreductase, 20kDa subunit), whose product is MGLNPTRSVQQEAERSILLTSVDKMVRWARKSSVWPATFGLACCAIEMMSVTNSRYDLARFGSEAFRASPRQADLMIVAGRVSQKMAPVLRTIWEQMPEPKWVISMGACASSGGVFDNYAIIQGVDHVVPVDVYVPGCPPTPEALMFGILKLREKIEQGLPPKYLEVEQHLAALKEDHGEHA
- a CDS encoding NADH dehydrogenase subunit A (PFAM: NADH-ubiquinone/plastoquinone oxidoreductase, chain 3~COGs: COG0838 NADH:ubiquinone oxidoreductase subunit 3 (chain A)~InterPro IPR000440~KEGG: geo:Geob_0462 NADH-ubiquinone/plastoquinone oxidoreductase chain 3~PFAM: NADH:ubiquinone/plastoquinone oxidoreductase, chain 3~SPTR: NADH-quinone oxidoreductase subunit); its protein translation is MLTHGYGALLLYIIVAFAVAFGVASSSSLLGPKAPGGLKEVTYESGIIPEAPVKYFSVRFYRVAMFFMIFDVAVMALYPWATSIRELHQAGVERAFAFLVVVGIAFIYVWNRGGFQWD
- a CDS encoding Sporulation regulator WhiA (PFAM: Sporulation Regulator WhiA C terminal domain~TIGRFAM: conserved hypothetical protein~COGs: COG1481 conserved hypothetical protein~InterPro IPR003802~KEGG: hmo:HM1_1308 hypothetical protein~PFAM: Sporulation regulator WhiA~SPTR: Putative sporulation transcription regulator whiA;~TIGRFAM: Sporulation regulator WhiA), which codes for MAWSYSRQVKTELVHQPLAAIPWIWTELWGLAGTTRMPEAGSRWIVTGSALVARRAYRLLKQVDFHPAVRVRPEGHRLRFELWVGDGSPPDWDTYLADCAPAYIRGAFLARGYVADHERPAHWEVTATEKEAAEGLLWALAQEKVAARMTERRRLTVIYLKDRQQIARVLGIMGAHQAMLTLESQDVVRQMKNQVNRLVNSETANLKRAINAGLNDRERLEEWRVSRGFAQLPADLMPLAELRWRHPEWTLAELGRHLSPPVSKSVVNHRLRRLRQWLGHQQ
- a CDS encoding Uncharacterized protein family UPF0052 (PFAM: Uncharacterised protein family UPF0052~TIGRFAM: conserved hypothetical protein, cofD-related~COGs: COG0391 conserved hypothetical protein~InterPro IPR002882:IPR010119~KEGG: sth:STH187 hypothetical protein~PFAM: LPPG:FO 2-phospho-L-lactate transferase CofD/UPF0052~SPTR: Putative uncharacterized protein;~TIGRFAM: Uncharacterised protein family UPF0052) → MWRMLLPGLKLKRYAALVAVGFMAIGMGVGRWIDHQPFGPVALLGGLGLVAVIVGAAKLWGSVTEVLGSDRWAGLLYSRRQLARGPKIVALGGGTGLPVVLRGLKQFTANLTAVVTVADDGGSSGRLRGALGMLPPGDIRNCLVALADTEPLMEDLFQLRFDQGELAGHSFGNLFLAAMEKTAGDFVTALRESSRVLAVRGTVLPATLDRVTLMARLEDGTEIAGESAIGHSRQRIQKIWMDPPDATPLAEAVSAIMHADMVVLGPGSLYTSVIPNLLVRPIADAIRATGALRVYVANVMTQPGETAHFSVRDHVRAIEEQVGPGLIDVVLVNNQPVSGDVLARYQREGAEPVLPTRWEGGPQIIAEPLVDVGAVVRHDPDKLARALLRLLIRNRPGWASKHPFDSLWLEARLRERRSKSWLGPIPAK
- a CDS encoding UPF0042 nucleotide-binding protein yhbJ (PFAM: P-loop ATPase protein family~COGs: COG1660 P-loop-containing kinase~HAMAP: ATPase, P-loop-containing~InterPro IPR005337~KEGG: tmr:Tmar_0231 hypothetical protein~SPTR: Putative uncharacterized protein); this encodes MSGRFVIITGLSGAGRTEAIRIFEDLGYFCVDNLPPSLAWKFAELIQRSPDVPGAAMGMDIRGGRFFAELLAVLDQFDQSGLHYHILFLEADEETLIRRYKLSRRRHPLESASRLVDAIRAERQALKELRGRADLVIDTSRMSPAQLRQRLTESFRLVETLPFQIRFVSFGFKHGLPKDADLVFDVRFLPNPHYVPDLRDKTGQDPAVEGYVMQFPLAQETLTRLSSLVDYLIPQFKAEGKPHVTIAVGCTGGQHRSVVFANLLARHLAEQGEAVFVDHRDVSKMTSEDA
- a CDS encoding Cof-like hydrolase (PFAM: haloacid dehalogenase-like hydrolase~TIGRFAM: Cof subfamily of IIB subfamily of haloacid dehalogenase superfamily; HAD-superfamily hydrolase, subfamily IIB~COGs: COG0561 hydrolase of the HAD superfamily~InterPro IPR013200:IPR000150:IPR006379~KEGG: mta:Moth_0257 HAD family hydrolase~PFAM: HAD superfamily hydrolase-like, type 3~SPTR: HAD-superfamily hydrolase subfamily IIB;~TIGRFAM: Cof protein; HAD-superfamily hydrolase, subfamily IIB) — protein: MDHLPRIALIALDLDGTTVGPDGQLTPRLVAAVEKARAAGVRVILATGRMVQSAAPYWQALSLEPGPLVAYNGGVVAWMPEGEVRFKRTLPDTGARLMVNRALAAELLVQVYIGQELWVSREDARVRRYVEQHHIAAWVRNGEELLDWPEPPIKLLLQGEPDMLDGFRRLIQSEAEQHGIRVFKSQRDYLEMVPEGVGKGPALKVAADLLGIPQAQVMAIGDAENDVDMIRWAGLGVAMGQAPESVQSAADWVTLPLTEDGAAVAIERWVLEGVRPLNQGG